In a genomic window of Exiguobacterium sp. BMC-KP:
- the yhfH gene encoding protein YhfH, with protein sequence MEQPLYQEASAEFYRELPVKTCAHCGKEMDEQCESYQTECSECAVTEH encoded by the coding sequence ATGGAACAGCCCCTTTATCAAGAAGCATCTGCTGAGTTTTATCGTGAACTTCCCGTAAAGACGTGTGCCCATTGCGGAAAAGAAATGGATGAGCAATGTGAATCCTATCAAACGGAATGCAGTGAATGCGCTGTAACAGAACACTAA
- a CDS encoding polysaccharide deacetylase family protein encodes MDPFTSSHASELGPRPRTKKRKFLPRFFLLLTLIFLGVGGYVAYRYVFALDQKSTTAGQSITEVPVVSMEKARVEKWNGVTKKVAYLTFEDGPSALTPDLLRTLDQLHTRATFFYLGTQVDAFPKEVKAAAKAGHYIGLHGETHDYDTLYEKGKYVSEMQSVQNKIHALTQLTPHLTRPPYGSTPGITKKMASDIHVSDFRVWDWSIDSMDWYYKDSAKEVANTVIRRAERPFEIILLHEQPQAIKALPAIVAGLQKKGYQFAIYDEDFHIPYNFAQYSNL; translated from the coding sequence ATGGATCCATTTACCTCAAGCCACGCTAGCGAACTCGGTCCACGACCGCGTACAAAAAAAAGAAAGTTTCTTCCACGGTTTTTCTTACTTCTCACACTCATCTTTCTTGGAGTTGGAGGATATGTTGCGTACCGATACGTTTTTGCACTTGATCAAAAATCGACCACTGCGGGTCAATCCATCACCGAAGTTCCTGTCGTCAGTATGGAAAAAGCACGTGTGGAAAAATGGAATGGTGTGACGAAAAAAGTCGCCTATTTGACGTTTGAGGATGGTCCATCTGCTTTAACGCCGGATTTACTTCGAACATTAGATCAACTTCATACCCGCGCCACTTTCTTTTATCTCGGAACACAGGTAGATGCTTTCCCGAAAGAAGTCAAAGCTGCTGCTAAAGCTGGTCACTACATCGGATTACATGGTGAAACACATGATTACGATACATTGTACGAAAAAGGTAAGTATGTCTCAGAGATGCAAAGTGTTCAGAACAAGATTCATGCATTGACACAATTAACACCTCATTTGACACGACCACCCTACGGTTCAACACCTGGCATTACGAAAAAGATGGCATCTGACATTCATGTATCAGACTTCCGTGTGTGGGACTGGTCAATCGATTCAATGGATTGGTATTACAAAGATAGTGCAAAAGAAGTAGCGAATACGGTCATTCGACGAGCAGAGCGCCCGTTCGAAATCATTCTCTTGCATGAACAACCACAAGCTATCAAAGCACTTCCGGCCATCGTTGCAGGACTTCAGAAAAAAGGATATCAGTTTGCAATTTATGATGAAGATTTCCACATTCCGTACAACTTCGCGCAATACTCGAATTTATAA
- a CDS encoding YkyA family protein — protein sequence MKKSLLALLFLSSFGLVACSNDSRASLHEKLEQQVKDEEKAFTLADQRARKDEISVNTYQAVLDAGAEEIKRSQNEREELDALNDERLALLNQEETIRKEIYTELDLEELKDVVSKLDGKAKTEGTALIAIIKARQQTFQTFSKTYRQAMDAEKKVLSHLTKKPDFVKIDESTADLNRLTRKATASLKKWNTLTVQYNQTKTRLYRLLDTSTQ from the coding sequence ATGAAAAAATCACTCTTAGCGTTGCTGTTTCTATCAAGCTTCGGACTTGTTGCCTGCTCTAACGATTCACGAGCTTCTCTTCATGAAAAGCTAGAACAACAAGTGAAAGATGAGGAAAAAGCATTTACGCTAGCCGATCAACGTGCTCGTAAGGACGAAATTTCAGTTAATACGTACCAAGCCGTTCTTGATGCAGGGGCTGAAGAAATCAAACGCTCCCAAAATGAACGGGAGGAACTAGACGCCTTAAATGATGAACGTCTTGCCTTATTGAACCAAGAAGAAACGATACGTAAAGAAATATACACCGAACTCGACCTTGAAGAACTTAAGGATGTTGTCAGTAAGCTTGATGGAAAAGCAAAAACAGAAGGAACTGCGTTAATAGCAATCATTAAGGCGCGTCAGCAGACATTTCAAACGTTCTCGAAAACGTATCGTCAAGCGATGGACGCCGAAAAGAAAGTGCTTTCACACTTGACGAAAAAACCGGATTTCGTTAAGATTGATGAGTCAACGGCGGATTTAAATCGTTTAACACGGAAAGCTACCGCGTCTTTAAAGAAGTGGAACACGCTGACTGTTCAGTACAACCAAACGAAAACCCGACTGTATCGTTTGCTCGACACATCAACTCAATAA
- a CDS encoding EamA family transporter — MHRSKATLFVLIGAISYGVLSTIVKLAYAAGFNSAAVSGSQFFFGWLMIFGLALFTKNLRLDIKTAGLLMLIGISSGTTGYLYYQSLQTVSASVAIILLFQFTWIGVIIDALAFKRLPSRAHFLSAILLIGGAILASAAYSSPLDLRGTLFGLGAAVSFSIFLLASGRIANHLPVIKKSFYMMTGGLAFVMIMYPPTTFLSSTNFENGLLLYAIPLGLFALILPPLLFAAGAPHLSPASVSLLGAAELPTAVICSVLILGEHLMSSQWIGIVIILIGIFYPIYRSSKTAPVVNVQQNDLS, encoded by the coding sequence ATGCATCGTTCAAAAGCAACCTTATTCGTTCTGATTGGCGCTATCAGTTATGGTGTCCTCTCAACGATCGTCAAACTCGCTTATGCCGCTGGATTTAACTCAGCAGCCGTTTCAGGTAGTCAATTTTTCTTCGGCTGGCTCATGATTTTCGGACTTGCCTTATTCACGAAAAACCTTCGTCTTGATATCAAGACAGCTGGTCTGCTCATGCTAATCGGTATCTCAAGTGGTACAACCGGTTATCTGTACTATCAAAGTCTTCAGACCGTATCCGCATCCGTTGCGATCATTCTCTTATTCCAATTCACTTGGATTGGTGTCATCATCGACGCTCTCGCATTCAAACGTTTACCATCTCGCGCACACTTCCTGTCCGCGATTCTACTGATTGGCGGAGCAATTCTTGCGAGTGCTGCTTACTCGAGCCCCCTCGACCTACGCGGAACGTTGTTTGGTCTTGGAGCGGCTGTTAGTTTCTCGATTTTCCTACTCGCTAGTGGACGCATTGCCAACCATCTCCCCGTCATAAAGAAGAGTTTTTATATGATGACAGGTGGTCTTGCTTTCGTCATGATCATGTACCCACCGACGACGTTCTTATCTTCTACGAATTTCGAAAACGGTCTTCTTCTATATGCGATCCCGCTCGGTCTATTCGCCTTGATTTTGCCACCACTCTTATTTGCCGCTGGTGCGCCTCATCTGTCTCCAGCAAGCGTCTCTTTGCTCGGAGCAGCAGAATTGCCAACAGCTGTCATCTGTTCCGTGTTAATTTTAGGTGAACATCTGATGAGCTCTCAATGGATTGGGATCGTCATCATCTTGATTGGAATCTTTTATCCGATCTATCGCTCGAGCAAAACAGCACCTGTTGTGAACGTACAGCAAAACGACCTTTCCTGA
- the nagE gene encoding N-acetylglucosamine-specific PTS transporter subunit IIBC, which produces MLQFLQRIGKALMLPIAVLPAAGIVLRLGSADMLDIPLMVAAGGAIFDNLPLIFAIGVAIGLSIDASGAAGLAGAIGYLVLKNGVDSMNKDYSSAQIQAKYDAIAAIVNDSSTKVDGATLGSIANQATLGSTVNMAVFGGIIAGIVAGLLYNRFYNIKLPDWLAFFGGRRFVPIITSAVMLVLAFIFGYVWPFIEQGINGAGEWMVGLGAGGAALFGFFNRLLIPVGLHHVLNNIFWFVFGSYEKADGTVANGDIARFFAGDPTAGIYQAGFFPIMMFALPAAAFAIVMAARKENRKAVAGAMIGLGLTSFLTGITEPIEFSFMFLSPVLYVIHAVLTGLSMAIVNLLGILHGFSFSAGFIDYALNFGIAKKPLLIIPVGLAFAVVYYFLFYFMITKFDLKTPGREDESLVTDTGVVLTDSDDKYEQQAAQIFAGLQGTENVTSIDNCATRLRLQVKDPSIIDEAAIKAAGAKGVMKMGATSVQIIIGTDVEFVADAMKRQK; this is translated from the coding sequence ATGTTGCAGTTTCTACAACGAATTGGTAAAGCCTTGATGCTACCAATCGCAGTATTGCCGGCTGCGGGAATCGTGCTCCGATTAGGTTCAGCGGATATGCTGGATATTCCGTTGATGGTAGCAGCAGGAGGGGCTATTTTTGATAACCTTCCATTAATATTTGCCATCGGTGTCGCAATCGGTCTATCGATTGATGCAAGTGGGGCAGCGGGTCTTGCGGGAGCCATTGGGTATCTTGTCTTAAAGAATGGTGTCGACTCGATGAACAAGGATTATTCGAGTGCACAGATTCAGGCGAAGTATGATGCAATCGCTGCGATTGTCAATGATTCCTCGACCAAGGTCGACGGAGCGACACTTGGTTCGATTGCGAATCAGGCGACACTCGGTTCGACCGTTAATATGGCGGTATTCGGCGGAATCATTGCAGGTATCGTCGCAGGGCTTCTATATAATCGGTTCTATAACATTAAGTTACCGGATTGGTTAGCCTTCTTCGGTGGTCGTCGTTTCGTTCCGATCATTACATCAGCAGTCATGCTCGTGCTTGCTTTCATCTTTGGTTATGTTTGGCCGTTCATCGAGCAAGGCATCAATGGTGCTGGTGAATGGATGGTTGGTCTTGGTGCAGGAGGCGCTGCTTTGTTTGGATTCTTTAACCGTCTCTTGATTCCTGTTGGATTACACCACGTCTTGAATAATATTTTCTGGTTTGTCTTCGGTTCATATGAAAAAGCAGATGGTACAGTTGCGAACGGAGACATTGCGCGCTTCTTCGCTGGAGATCCGACGGCAGGAATTTATCAAGCTGGTTTCTTCCCAATCATGATGTTTGCGTTACCTGCTGCAGCCTTCGCGATCGTCATGGCTGCGCGTAAAGAAAATCGAAAAGCGGTTGCCGGAGCGATGATTGGTCTTGGACTCACGTCCTTCCTGACAGGAATCACGGAACCAATCGAGTTCTCGTTCATGTTCTTGTCACCTGTTTTATATGTCATCCATGCTGTATTGACAGGTCTATCGATGGCAATCGTTAACTTGCTCGGTATTTTACACGGCTTCTCCTTCTCAGCTGGTTTTATCGATTATGCCTTGAATTTCGGTATTGCAAAAAAACCATTGCTTATCATTCCGGTTGGTCTCGCGTTCGCGGTCGTCTATTACTTCCTGTTCTACTTCATGATCACGAAATTCGATTTGAAGACACCAGGTCGTGAAGATGAATCGCTCGTCACAGACACGGGAGTCGTTCTGACGGATTCAGACGATAAATATGAGCAACAAGCTGCTCAGATTTTTGCTGGATTACAAGGAACAGAAAATGTCACATCGATTGACAATTGTGCGACACGCTTACGTTTACAAGTCAAAGATCCAAGCATCATTGACGAAGCAGCGATTAAAGCGGCTGGAGCGAAAGGTGTCATGAAGATGGGGGCAACAAGTGTTCAAATCATTATTGGTACGGATGTCGAATTCGTTGCGGATGCGATGAAACGACAGAAGTAA
- a CDS encoding CsbD family protein translates to MSNNSGLNKKVDGIVDKVAGKAKEALGKATGDKSTEREGKKDQLKGDAKKTVGNVQQNFEDTNRR, encoded by the coding sequence ATGTCAAACAACAGTGGTCTCAATAAAAAAGTGGATGGTATCGTCGATAAAGTAGCCGGTAAAGCAAAAGAAGCACTCGGTAAAGCGACAGGTGATAAATCGACAGAGCGCGAAGGTAAAAAAGATCAACTAAAAGGTGACGCGAAGAAAACAGTCGGAAACGTCCAACAGAATTTTGAAGATACAAACCGTCGTTAA
- a CDS encoding ornithine--oxo-acid transaminase, whose protein sequence is MNQTEKIIQQTEQFGAHNYHPLPIVISEAEGVFVTDPEGRRYMDMLSAYSAVNQGHRHPKIIEALKRQADKITLTSRAFHNDQLGFFYEKVAQLTGKDMVLPMNTGAEAVETAVKAARRWAYEVKQIPGDAEIIVCEGNFHGRTMTAVSMSTEAEYQRGFGPLLPGIKTIPYGDLDALKQAITENTAAFILEPIQGEAGILIPYDGFLKDAQEVCRTQNVLLVSDEIQSGLGRSGKWFASDWDEVTPDMYILGKALGGGVFPISCVAANKDVLSVFNPGSHGSTFGGNPLACAVSIASLEVLEEEKLPERSLELGTYFMDKLKQINNPMIKEVRGRGLFIGVELTEAARPYCEALKEKGLLCKETHETVIRFAPPLVITKEELDWAFERIEQVLGVSVAQ, encoded by the coding sequence ATGAATCAAACAGAGAAAATCATTCAACAGACAGAACAGTTCGGAGCACATAACTACCATCCACTCCCGATCGTCATCTCAGAAGCAGAAGGTGTCTTTGTCACGGATCCTGAAGGACGCCGTTATATGGATATGCTGAGTGCCTATTCAGCGGTTAACCAAGGGCATCGTCATCCGAAGATTATCGAGGCACTAAAACGTCAGGCAGATAAGATTACATTGACGTCACGTGCCTTCCACAATGATCAACTGGGCTTTTTCTATGAAAAAGTAGCGCAATTGACTGGAAAAGATATGGTGCTACCGATGAACACGGGTGCAGAAGCAGTCGAGACAGCAGTTAAAGCAGCGCGTCGTTGGGCATATGAAGTGAAACAAATTCCGGGGGATGCTGAAATCATCGTTTGTGAAGGAAACTTCCATGGTCGGACGATGACAGCCGTCTCGATGTCGACAGAAGCAGAATATCAACGGGGATTTGGTCCGCTCCTTCCTGGAATCAAGACGATTCCGTACGGAGATCTCGATGCGTTAAAACAAGCGATCACTGAAAATACAGCAGCCTTTATCCTTGAACCGATTCAAGGAGAAGCGGGGATTTTAATTCCTTACGATGGTTTCTTAAAAGACGCGCAAGAAGTGTGTCGTACGCAAAACGTACTTCTTGTATCTGATGAGATCCAGTCTGGACTTGGTCGTTCTGGTAAATGGTTTGCATCTGACTGGGATGAAGTAACACCAGATATGTATATTCTCGGTAAAGCACTCGGTGGTGGCGTATTCCCGATTTCATGTGTTGCTGCAAATAAAGATGTCCTTTCTGTCTTTAATCCAGGATCACACGGGTCGACGTTTGGCGGTAATCCACTCGCATGTGCCGTCTCGATTGCTTCACTTGAAGTGTTAGAAGAGGAAAAGCTACCGGAACGTTCACTCGAACTCGGTACGTACTTCATGGACAAATTGAAACAAATCAACAACCCGATGATTAAAGAAGTACGTGGTCGCGGATTATTCATTGGTGTTGAATTGACAGAAGCAGCGCGACCATATTGTGAAGCGTTGAAAGAAAAAGGATTGCTTTGTAAAGAGACGCACGAGACAGTCATTCGTTTTGCACCACCTCTCGTCATCACAAAAGAAGAGTTGGATTGGGCATTCGAACGGATTGAACAAGTATTAGGTGTATCCGTCGCTCAGTAA
- a CDS encoding sensor domain-containing protein — protein sequence MDRSTIDSYEVVIQEFPLPAFILNTDLTIRSWNELAENHWGWTQQEVVGQTVPLLEREDMAFSQQIWHAFLERRQSVQLPNASLLHKTGTSVTSTLLLSPLLDDTGTVIAAFACCIPSAEQQTNMKPLFQGLMDLRHAFDQIASVAVFDARGTITYVNDQLIDVTGYCSEMLLNQPWSLILDSSSPVVTEIRTQLRERKAWSGRLSLTSQTGERKHLQATLLPIYDANRIRFQHLFIGNDITETTALEEELDFLVHHHEMTHLLNKRGFLREGEALFQSAASHDPIALILFDIDRFKVINDSFGTHVGDQLLQAMATRLLQHTTDVLAFHPTSDLFGVLLPAPSSNLLFQYARKLQQALQRPYYINGHSLIVSCTFGITVYPSEAKTLEDLYRRSEMALYAGKSIGTGTIQYLTHEMDAQFTRKIQLERSLFTALEDQSLYLAYQPIIELQTQVVKGFEALLRWNHTALGSIPPDEFIPLAEEASLITPINNWVIIEACEQLAKWQQTINPELTMAINISPHQFQSDSFIRTLQHIVTERLISPSSITLEMTENIAILQTQRTVERMHLIKSLGFRLSIDDFGTGYSSLQYLSAFPIDELKIDKVFIDGLATNDHALLDSIIQLGHNLELNLVAEGVETEHALAYLKTTSCQYMQGFIFSEPLSVQDIETRFLKP from the coding sequence ATGGACCGTTCGACCATTGATTCCTACGAAGTCGTCATTCAAGAATTTCCTTTACCCGCTTTCATACTCAATACTGATTTGACCATCCGCTCTTGGAATGAGCTTGCCGAAAATCATTGGGGCTGGACACAACAAGAAGTCGTTGGTCAGACTGTTCCACTTCTGGAACGGGAAGACATGGCATTTAGCCAACAGATTTGGCATGCCTTCTTGGAACGCCGTCAATCCGTCCAATTACCGAATGCCTCCTTATTGCATAAAACTGGTACTTCTGTAACGTCAACACTTCTTTTATCCCCTTTGCTTGATGATACAGGAACCGTTATCGCTGCTTTCGCCTGCTGTATCCCTTCGGCTGAGCAGCAAACAAACATGAAACCACTTTTTCAAGGATTGATGGATTTGCGTCATGCATTCGATCAGATCGCTTCTGTCGCTGTCTTCGACGCACGAGGGACGATCACGTACGTCAATGATCAGCTCATCGATGTGACGGGCTATTGTTCTGAGATGCTTCTTAATCAACCTTGGTCTCTTATTTTAGATTCATCTAGTCCTGTTGTTACAGAGATTCGGACACAACTGCGCGAACGCAAAGCTTGGTCTGGTCGCCTTAGTCTCACTTCACAAACAGGCGAACGAAAACATCTACAAGCGACTTTGCTTCCAATCTACGATGCAAACAGGATTCGCTTCCAACATCTGTTCATTGGGAATGACATTACGGAAACAACTGCCCTTGAAGAAGAACTTGATTTTTTAGTGCATCATCACGAGATGACACATCTATTGAATAAACGAGGATTTTTGCGTGAAGGTGAAGCATTATTCCAATCTGCTGCTTCGCATGATCCGATTGCACTCATTTTGTTCGATATCGATCGCTTTAAAGTCATCAACGACTCGTTTGGCACACACGTCGGTGATCAACTTCTTCAAGCAATGGCAACTCGTCTTTTACAACATACGACAGATGTACTTGCTTTTCACCCGACGAGTGATCTTTTCGGTGTCTTATTACCTGCACCATCGAGCAACCTACTTTTCCAGTATGCTCGAAAATTACAACAAGCATTGCAACGCCCTTACTACATCAATGGTCACTCGCTCATCGTTTCTTGTACATTCGGCATTACCGTCTATCCATCCGAAGCGAAAACGCTTGAGGACTTATATCGCCGTTCGGAAATGGCTCTGTATGCAGGGAAATCAATTGGTACTGGAACGATTCAGTATTTAACGCATGAGATGGATGCACAATTTACACGAAAAATCCAACTCGAGCGTTCCCTCTTCACCGCACTCGAAGATCAATCTCTTTACCTTGCTTATCAACCAATCATTGAACTTCAAACACAAGTCGTTAAAGGCTTCGAAGCCTTATTACGCTGGAATCACACGGCGCTTGGAAGTATTCCACCAGACGAATTCATCCCACTCGCTGAAGAAGCCTCATTGATCACACCAATCAACAACTGGGTCATCATTGAAGCATGTGAGCAGCTCGCGAAATGGCAACAGACGATCAATCCTGAACTGACGATGGCAATCAATATCTCACCGCATCAGTTCCAAAGTGACTCCTTCATTCGTACGTTGCAGCACATCGTAACAGAACGACTCATTTCCCCATCTTCGATTACGTTAGAGATGACAGAAAACATTGCGATTCTTCAGACGCAACGAACGGTCGAACGCATGCACCTCATTAAGTCGCTCGGTTTCCGCTTATCGATTGATGATTTCGGAACCGGTTATTCTTCTTTACAGTATCTTAGTGCTTTTCCAATCGATGAATTAAAAATCGATAAAGTCTTTATTGATGGATTGGCAACAAATGATCATGCCTTGCTGGATTCCATCATTCAACTCGGTCACAATCTAGAATTGAATCTCGTTGCTGAAGGAGTCGAGACTGAACACGCGTTAGCTTATCTAAAAACGACATCTTGTCAGTACATGCAAGGATTTATTTTCTCTGAACCCCTTTCCGTACAAGATATAGAAACGCGATTCTTAAAACCTTAA
- a CDS encoding basic amino acid/polyamine antiporter, whose amino-acid sequence MMNQQKIGFFALAAMVIGSMVGGGAFNLPGAMAQSASAGPILIGWSITGIGMIMLALVFQHLANSKPELEGGIYAYAREGFGRFVGFNSAWGYWVSAWIGTVANITLVFNAISYFFPIFAAENRIFLLLMSIVVIWGLFWLVSSGIKEATLVNLITTIAKLVPILIFILLVGIAFNVKTFNLDIWGEGTELGSIFDQVKGTMLVTLWAFVGIEGAVVLSSRAKNRSDVGKATVTGLVGVLVIYILISVLSLGVLSQEKLAGLKEPTMAYVLEAAIGPVGATIIMIGLIISLSGALLGWTILASEISYLVAKDGAFPKAFAKTNRKGAPVGALLITQIATQVVAGIALFSAQTYLVLSSIAGICALLPYLLSALYSIRTSREERNRKMLLFSIIASAYSIWLVYASGIWYIVIAALVYAPGILAYALAEREQQRTGMSRYEWIASMILVVLAGVAVYGMVVGEIQL is encoded by the coding sequence ATCATGAATCAGCAAAAAATCGGCTTCTTTGCGCTTGCTGCAATGGTCATCGGTTCAATGGTCGGTGGAGGTGCCTTTAACCTTCCTGGTGCAATGGCCCAAAGTGCAAGTGCAGGACCTATCCTCATCGGATGGAGTATCACAGGGATTGGGATGATTATGCTCGCATTAGTCTTCCAGCACCTCGCAAACAGTAAACCGGAGCTTGAAGGCGGGATTTACGCATACGCACGTGAAGGATTCGGACGTTTTGTCGGCTTCAACAGTGCCTGGGGATACTGGGTATCAGCCTGGATCGGAACAGTTGCGAATATCACGCTCGTATTTAACGCGATTAGTTATTTCTTCCCGATTTTCGCAGCAGAAAATCGGATCTTCCTGCTCCTCATGAGTATAGTCGTCATATGGGGATTATTCTGGCTTGTCTCGAGTGGGATTAAGGAAGCGACGCTCGTCAATCTGATTACGACGATCGCGAAGCTCGTTCCAATCTTGATTTTCATTCTTCTTGTTGGGATCGCCTTTAATGTAAAGACGTTCAATTTAGATATTTGGGGAGAGGGAACAGAACTTGGTTCGATTTTCGACCAAGTCAAAGGAACGATGCTCGTCACACTTTGGGCTTTCGTCGGCATCGAAGGAGCAGTCGTTTTATCGAGTCGTGCTAAAAATCGGAGTGATGTCGGTAAGGCGACAGTAACAGGGCTCGTTGGGGTTTTAGTCATCTACATCCTTATTTCGGTCTTATCACTTGGCGTCCTTAGCCAAGAAAAACTGGCTGGACTGAAAGAACCAACGATGGCATATGTACTAGAGGCGGCGATTGGACCAGTTGGAGCGACAATCATCATGATTGGTTTGATCATCTCACTATCTGGAGCCCTTCTTGGATGGACGATTTTAGCATCTGAGATTTCATACCTTGTTGCAAAAGACGGTGCGTTCCCGAAAGCATTCGCTAAGACGAACCGTAAAGGAGCACCAGTCGGCGCATTACTGATTACACAAATCGCGACACAAGTTGTTGCAGGTATCGCACTCTTCTCAGCACAAACGTATCTTGTCCTATCGAGTATCGCGGGGATTTGTGCATTGTTACCGTACTTGTTATCAGCGTTGTACAGCATTCGAACATCGCGAGAAGAACGCAATCGAAAAATGTTGCTCTTCTCTATCATTGCATCGGCGTATTCCATCTGGCTCGTCTATGCATCGGGAATCTGGTATATCGTCATTGCAGCATTAGTCTATGCGCCAGGAATTCTTGCTTATGCACTAGCAGAACGAGAACAGCAACGGACGGGTATGTCACGGTATGAATGGATTGCGAGCATGATTCTTGTTGTATTAGCTGGAGTAGCTGTTTATGGAATGGTCGTAGGAGAGATTCAATTATAA
- a CDS encoding MgtC/SapB family protein encodes MNWIHVFQLEDFLKLLLAATLGIFIGFEREIKNKPVGIRTSLVITLISCLLTIVSIKSVLLYHDMATHVQMDPMRLVAQIITGIGFIGAGVILRRPHDIVSGLTTAAIIWSASGIGIAVGAGFIWESIFLVLFLFFLLEGLTWMMRRTNNSRFEANVLVAHLLLPSGLDPKDIVLALERKGVRITNMRLRGDPVRLTLRMYSPHALTLFLLYDYLKSLGIEDIDLDQ; translated from the coding sequence ATGAACTGGATTCATGTATTTCAGCTCGAGGACTTCTTAAAACTCCTATTAGCCGCTACACTTGGAATTTTCATCGGATTCGAGCGTGAAATCAAAAATAAACCGGTCGGTATACGCACTAGCCTCGTAATTACCCTCATCAGTTGTCTTTTAACCATCGTCTCCATTAAATCCGTTTTGCTCTATCATGATATGGCGACTCATGTTCAGATGGACCCCATGCGTCTTGTTGCCCAAATCATTACTGGAATCGGATTCATCGGTGCTGGTGTCATTTTGCGTCGTCCTCATGATATCGTCAGCGGACTAACGACTGCCGCCATTATTTGGAGTGCAAGCGGAATTGGAATCGCAGTCGGTGCCGGCTTCATCTGGGAGTCAATTTTTCTCGTTCTCTTTCTCTTTTTCTTATTGGAAGGATTAACGTGGATGATGCGTCGCACTAATAATAGTCGCTTTGAGGCGAACGTTCTCGTTGCACACCTGTTACTCCCTTCCGGACTTGACCCGAAAGATATCGTTCTTGCCTTGGAGCGTAAAGGTGTACGTATCACGAATATGCGTTTACGTGGAGATCCGGTTCGATTGACTTTACGAATGTATTCCCCGCATGCACTGACCTTATTCCTACTTTATGACTATTTAAAATCACTCGGAATTGAGGATATAGACCTTGATCAGTAA